The sequence below is a genomic window from Thalassomonas haliotis.
GGTGAGACAGCTCAGGGGGTCAGGTTCAGGTATCTCGGTATGTAAAGACCAACTGCCGGAAATACCAAAGTCAACGTTGGGCAATATCGGGCCTCCCCCGGTATTCCATACTCCGTCGGTAAAGTTGTTAAATACGGCAACACCGCCAAAGATGGTATTGACATGTGTTAGCGAAGGTCCGCTAAACACAGGTAAAGCCCCGGACCAAAAGCCTAACGCTAAATCCCCCGGGATGGTGTACGAACCACTTGATGAAACATAGCTCCATGAAATAACCTCACCTGTATTTACCGCGGTTCCCGGCGTGTAGGTATCTACCAGCTCCAATACCCCGGTAGCAAAGCCGGTACATCGGCCGGTACATTCACCGGTCCAGTTGTAGATAATGCTGGCGTTGGCTTTTACGGCGCCAAGGCTGCACAATACCAGACATAGGATGACGAGAGCTTTTTGCACATATGGCTTTATCGATGCGAACATATTCATTCCTCCATAGATAATTGCTGCCAAACTGCTTATAAAGGTTGAAAAGAAATATTCTGCAACTTTAGCAGACGACATGGTAGTAAAGCGCAGAACACGGTTTGAGCAGGTCAATAGGTTAATTGCGGTGTAGTGGAAAATTACCCTTATTAAGCATCACCTGCCAGGCAGTAGAGGCCATGCCATATGATCCTGCCAGAATATAACCGACAGGCTGTCAACTGCAGGCGCAGTAAAGCACTGCTAGGTACAGGCAACAATATTTATGCCTATTTAATAAAGATATTGTGATTCATCAGTTTCTCTGTGCTGTGAAATGCTAGCCGGGCTAAATTGTAAAGCTTTTTGACATCGGGGTTATGAGCAGGGTAAGGAAGTTAGCATTAAGGTTATCTATCGGGGATTAGAGGCGGCCAAGTTTCCCCTGACGCAGAGTGCGACAAAAAAGAAGATTGCCTGGATCTCCTATGCATGGAAAAGTCGTTGCGATTGTTATTGCCTTGCCAGCCGGAACATGGCTTCTTTGGCACCTTTATAACTAGCTGTTAACGATTAAAATCATTTTTACCTAAAATGACTTTTATTGGCCTTGAAAGTGTCTGTTTTTATTGCCCCGGCTCACCGATAGTATCAAAGGTATTATTATGATGACTTTCTATCGGACCCTAGTGCCGGATAACCGGGCCTGTGTATGCCCGGCGAGCTCTCCGATTGAAAACTATCGTATGTTATTTCCTTTAGGCATAGAGGCAATTTATTTAACAGCACTTTAGTAGCGGAGAATACTATGATGTTTTCAACATTAAAAAAATCAACGACCTTGATAGCATTGGCTATAGGCACTATCGCCGTTGGTACAGCACAGGCCAACAGTTATAGTACTGACTATTATTTACGGTTAAAACTACAACATTACAATGTGAACCCGGTGACGCCGCCTGCCACGCAACCGGCAGCTATGGTTGAATTAGGGCGTAATCTTTTTTTTGAAAAAGAAATTTCCGGGCGGCGCAATATGTCCTGCTCTACTTGCCACAGCCCGGTGCTTGGCTCTGCCGATGCCCAAAGCCAATCCCGGGGGCAGGGGGCGATAGGTTTAGGGCCGAGCAGACGTAAAAATGGCGATGAATTCTTCCAATTTTTGCCCCGAAATACCTTAAGTTTATGGAACCGGGGAGTTGCCGGTTGGGATACTATGTTTTGGGATGGCCGCTTAGGCGGTACTGCTGCAACCGGTTTCTTCTCTCCCGCCGGTGCCGACACCCCGCAAAACTTCAGCAATGCCCTGGCGGCATTTTCGATTATTCCGGTGACACCGGATGAAGAGATGCGCGGCTTTCCCGATCAGCCAGACGTATTCGGACAGCCGAATGAAATGGCAGCACTGACCAATGATGATTTTGCCCAAATTTGGCCGTTAGTGACCGCGCGGGTGGTGAATAATGACGGCTATAATGATTTGCTCAGCGCTGCCTTTCCCGGCATCAGGGATGAGGATATCGATATTACCCATCTTGCCGAAGCGTTAGGGGCCTTTATGACCGATGAGTTCACGGCGTTAAATTCTCCTTTTGACCGCTATCTGGCCGGTGATAATAATGCGCTTTCTGAAGATGCTAAAAAAGGCGCGTTATTATTTTATGGCCGGGCAAATTGTGCCAGCTGTCACAGCGGCGGCCTGCAAACCGACTTTGATTTCCACAATATTGCCGCGCCGCAGGTAGGTACCGGCAGAGGGGAGGCTGCGCCATTAGACTTAGGACGTGGTGCCATCACCAATAACCCGCAGGATAACTTTAAGTTCCGTACGCCTTCGTTGCGTAATATTGAGCTGGAAGCGCCTTATTTTCATAACGGGGCATTTGCCAAGTTAGAAGATGCCGTGCGCCACCATCTTGATCCCAAGGCTTCTTTGGCCAGCTATGACGATAGCCAGGTTGAGCCTGAGCATGTCGGGACATTCCAGGATGATTTGACAACAATATTTAGCTTATGGTCAACAGTCTCCCCCAGGCTTGAGATCACGGGTGAGCCGTTAAATGATGATGAGGTTGACAATCTGATGGCTTTTTTATCGGCACTTACCGATCCGTCGTCGCTGAATATGCTTGATGCCGTGCCGGATAAATTACCGAGCGGTTTGACTTTGGCAGATTAATTCTCTTGCTCACCGGGCGGGATTAAGGTGATTGCCGTTTAATTTGCTATTTAGCCATCAAGCAAAGTAGGTGTGTATGTTATCAGCTAAAGATATCCTGTTATTTGATATCTTTAGCATTACCGTTAAGTTTTATCTATACGCAGGTATTGTCGGTTGCTACAGAAAAGCATGCGTATGGACCATTTGATTTATGACAACCACAGGTCCAGGTATTAAAAGCGTCAGCACCACCGACTTGTGGCGTCATTGCCACAGGTAATACATTTTGATCTTTGGTTAAATTTTTAAGTTTCTTTTTATTTAATTTAATTTTCATTGATCTTTCCTTTTAAATGACAGCAATAAATTATGCTGGTCATAAGCTACTACATTCCATCTTACCTGTAAAATACTTGTTAATTAATGGTAGTCAAAATGATGATGTTTTATTTATAGCTTGCCGCTATATATTCTTCGCACGGCGCTTTTACCGACAACGGGAACAACATCGGTTCCGCTACAGGTTTGGTTGTTGACCAATGCCGTGACATCACAATGCTTCTCCCCCTGTTTCTCTATGCAAAATTCAAAACGGGTGCGGGTTTTTACCGGGACAGAGATGATGTTTTTTTTCAGTTGTGGCCAGTTCCAGCGGATCAGGGCAGATTTGGCCTGCCTGGCAAAATACCGGTTGCTTGACTCCAGCACCTTGATATCTTCTATCTGGTTATCCGGGGTGATCACATATTCTAAGGTGGTACAGCCATCTTCATCGGCCTTGGCACTTTCAAGAGGGTATAAAGGTTCTACCCGTTTTAATGGCTGCCATTTATTGGTTAACAGCTCGGCTTCGGTTAGCGGTAAATTTGTGTGGTTTGGTGCTGTACTGTTACAAGCAGTTAAAGCGAATAAGCAGAGTAAAGTTATAACATGATGTTTCATAAGTTAACGTCCTTGTAGCAATTATAAAAAGTTAATTAATCGCTATTTGATAATATTTATTCACTTGCTTGATATTTTCTTGGTCAGTGAATCACGACACTTTTTTAGCAATTTATCCAGTTGTTTATTCTGCTTTTTATCAGGTTTTTCATCGGCTAAGTCATCGCCGGTGTCTTTAAACTGTAAACTTAACTGCTCAGACTGACGCTGTAAATCTTAGTGCTTTTCTTTGCTAATGCTTGAATATCAGTTTACGTAAAGGTAAAGTGCTGGGCGATTATTACATGACAACAAGCTAGAATTCGAGTGCTGCTAAAGACTGCTGTCTAAGGACTGTTGTCTAAGGACTATAATACAAGCAGCTAGATTTAAGGACAACTCACCTTGCCCGGCAAGGCTTATAATAAAGAGAATGTTATGAACACTGAGATATATAACGAAGGGCCGGTGGTACACAAGCCTGTTTTTATTGACGGTCATTCAGTTGAAATTCCAATCCTCAAAGTATTACAACAAGATGGCACCCTGTATCCGGGGGCAGAATTACCCGAAATCGACCAGGCATTAGCCACTAAAGTATATAAAACTTTGGCTTTTCACCGGGTTTTGGATGAACGTATGGTAGCGGCCCAGCGTCAGGGACGGGTCAGCTTCTATATGGCGGCACTGGGTGAAGAAGCCACCAGTGTCGGCGGTGCGGCGGCATTAAAAGATCAGGATATGATCATGGCCCAGTACCGCGAGCAGGGCGCTTTGATGTTCCGTGGTTTTTCCACTGAGCAGTTTATGAACCAGATGTTCAGCAATGAAAAAGATCTGGGTAAAGGGCGTCAGATGCCGATCCACTACGGCAGTAATGAACTTAATTACATGACCATTTCTTCTCCTTTAGGCACCCAGATCCCGCAAGCATCGGGTTATGCCTATGGTCAGAAATTGCAAGGTTTAGACGCTGTTACTATTTGTTATTTTGGTGAAGGCGCCGCATCCGAAGGCGACTTCCACGCCGGTTTGAATATGGCGGCGGTACATAAAGCGCCGGTTATATTCTTCTGCCGTAACAACGGTTATGCCATTTCTACCCCGTCCGATGAACAATATGTTGGTAACGGAATCGCGTCGCGCGGTGTCGGCTACGGCATTAAAACCATTCGTATCGACGGTAACGATATCCTGGCGGTAATGAAAGCGGTGCAACTGGCCCGTGAATACGCGCTTAAAGAAAGCGCACCTGTGATCATCGAAGCCATGTCTTATCGTTTAGGCGCGCATTCTACCTCAGATGACCCGTCCGGCTACCGTACCCGTGAAGAAGAAGCGAAATGGCAGGCCCATGATCCTATTCTACGCATGAAGAACTGGATGTTGGCGCAAGAATGGTGGGATGAAGCCCAGGAAGAAACCTTGTTTGAAGGGTTACGTGAAGAAGTATTGGCTGCGGTAAAAGTGGCTGAGAAAATCGCTAAACCTGAATTACAAGAAATGGTTACTGATGTTTACGATACTGTGCCCAAGCATTTACAAGATCAATTGGATGCGCTGGCTGAGCATATCAAGAAATATCCCGATGCTTATCCTGTCACTTCAGGGAGATTATAATTATGGCGCAAATGAATTTATTACAAGCAATTAATAATGCGCTTGATATTGCAATGGCGGATAACGATCGCGCCCTTTGTTTTGGTGAAGACGTTGGTCATTTTGGCGGCGTATTCCGTGCCACCAGCGGTTTGCAGGACAAATACGGCAAAGAACGCTGTTTTAATACCCCGTTAACCGAGCAGGGCATTATCGGTTTTGCCAACGGTCTGGCGGCCCAGGGCAGTGTACCGATTGCCGAAATCCAGTTTGCCGATTATATTTTCCCGGCATTTGATCAAATCGTCAACGAATCGGCCAAGTTCCGTTACCGCAGTGGTAATGAATTTGATGTCGGTAACTTAACCATTCGCAGCCCGTACGGCGGCGGTATTGCCGGTGGTTTATACCACAGCCAGTCGCCGGAAGCCTACTTTACCCATACCCCGGGTTTGAAAGTAGTCGTTCCCCGTAACCCGTATCAGGCCAAAGGTTTGTTGCTGGCGTCTATCCGTGACGATAACCCGGTGATCTTTTTCGAACCTAAGCGTTTATACCGCGCCTCTATCGGCGAAGTACCGGAAGAAGATTACCAATTGCCATTAGGTAAAGCCGACGTAGTTACCACAGGTGACGACATCACCTTGCTTGCCTGGGGCGCACAAATGGAAATCATGGAAAAAGCAGCGGAAATGGCCTCTGCCGACGGTATTTCCTGTGAAGTAATTGACCTTAGATCCATTTTGCCCTGGGACGTGGAAACCATCGCCAACTCGGTAATGAAAACAGGACGTTTGGTGATCAGCCATGAAGCTCCAATCACCAGTGGGTTCGCCGGTGAAATTGCCGCCACCATTCAGCAGGAATGTTTCTTACACTTAGAATCGCCGATTGAACGTGTGTGTGGCCTGGATACCCCGTATCCGCTGGCGCAGGAAAAGGAATATATTCCAGATCACTTAAAAGTATACGAAGCCGTAAAACGCAGCATCAATTACTAGGATTATCAGCATGAGCATTGATTTTATATTACCCGATATCGGCGAAGGTATCGTTGAATGTGAACTGGTTGAATGGCTGGTAAATGAAGGGGATATTATCGAAGAAGATCAGCCGGTCGCTGATGTGATGACAGATAAAGCCCTGGTACAAATTCCGGCAATGCACGCCGGCAAGGTCGACAAGCTGTATTACAGCAAAGGCGACATTGCCAAGGTACACGCGCCTTTATTTGCCATGACCCCTGAAGGCAGCGCAGATGAAGCAACGCCTGCACCTGCACAAGAGGCAATACCCGAAGCTGCTCCTGCTCCGGTAGCTGCGGCAGCGGCAAACGGCGTCAGCAATGTTGAAGATTTTATCTTACCGGATATCGGTGAAGGCATAGTGGAATGTGAGCTGGTGGAATGGCTGGTAGCAGAAGGCGATATCATTGAAGAAGATCAGGCAGTAGCCGATGTGATGACAGACAAAGCCCTGGTGCAGATCCCCGCCATGCACGCCGGTAAAGTGGTTAAGCTTTATTACAACAAAGGTGACATTGCCAAAGTGCATTCGCCCTTGTTTGCTATTGAAGTGGCAGGCGGCGTAGCAACACCCGCTGCCGCACCTGTTGCAGCAGCATCAGCCCAGGCGCCTGCTACACAAGCTCCTGCGCCTGTGCAAGCGGCTGCAGCCGCTAGCGGTGAAGCCAAGAAAACGGTTAACGGCAAAGCCCTTGCCAGCCCGGCGGTCAGACGTATCGCCCGCGAGCTTAATGTTAACATTCATGAAATTCCCGGCAGCGGTAAAAAAGGCCGGGTGTATAAAGACGATGTTATTGCCTTTAAAGAAGGCGCCGCTGCTCAGGCCCCTGCGGCGAAAACTACGGCGGTAACAAGCCCGCTGGTTCCTGCACAAGGTAGCGTAAAAGTTGAGCCTATCCGCGGTATTAAGGCGGCGATGGCTAAAGCGATGACAGAGTCGGTATCGACCATTCCTCACTTTACCTATTGTGAAGAAATCGATATGACCAATTTAATCAAACTGCGCGGCGAGCTTAAAGAAGTGTATGCCAAGCAGGACATTAAATTGACCATGATGCCGTTTTTTATGAAGGCAATGTCGCTGGCATTAAAACAGTTCCCGGTGATCAACTCGCAAGTGAATGCCGATTGCACCGAGATCAGCTATT
It includes:
- a CDS encoding thiamine pyrophosphate-dependent dehydrogenase E1 component subunit alpha translates to MNTEIYNEGPVVHKPVFIDGHSVEIPILKVLQQDGTLYPGAELPEIDQALATKVYKTLAFHRVLDERMVAAQRQGRVSFYMAALGEEATSVGGAAALKDQDMIMAQYREQGALMFRGFSTEQFMNQMFSNEKDLGKGRQMPIHYGSNELNYMTISSPLGTQIPQASGYAYGQKLQGLDAVTICYFGEGAASEGDFHAGLNMAAVHKAPVIFFCRNNGYAISTPSDEQYVGNGIASRGVGYGIKTIRIDGNDILAVMKAVQLAREYALKESAPVIIEAMSYRLGAHSTSDDPSGYRTREEEAKWQAHDPILRMKNWMLAQEWWDEAQEETLFEGLREEVLAAVKVAEKIAKPELQEMVTDVYDTVPKHLQDQLDALAEHIKKYPDAYPVTSGRL
- a CDS encoding dihydrolipoyllysine-residue acetyltransferase, translating into MSIDFILPDIGEGIVECELVEWLVNEGDIIEEDQPVADVMTDKALVQIPAMHAGKVDKLYYSKGDIAKVHAPLFAMTPEGSADEATPAPAQEAIPEAAPAPVAAAAANGVSNVEDFILPDIGEGIVECELVEWLVAEGDIIEEDQAVADVMTDKALVQIPAMHAGKVVKLYYNKGDIAKVHSPLFAIEVAGGVATPAAAPVAAASAQAPATQAPAPVQAAAAASGEAKKTVNGKALASPAVRRIARELNVNIHEIPGSGKKGRVYKDDVIAFKEGAAAQAPAAKTTAVTSPLVPAQGSVKVEPIRGIKAAMAKAMTESVSTIPHFTYCEEIDMTNLIKLRGELKEVYAKQDIKLTMMPFFMKAMSLALKQFPVINSQVNADCTEISYFSDHNIGMAVDSKVGLLVPNVKQVQSKSILDLAKDISRLTQAARDGRVAGDDLKGGTITISNIGAIGGTVATPIINKPEAAIVALGKLQKLPRFNDKGEVEARSIMQVSWSGDHRIIDGGSIARFNNLWKSFLEEPANMLVHMS
- a CDS encoding energy transducer TonB, whose translation is MKHHVITLLCLFALTACNSTAPNHTNLPLTEAELLTNKWQPLKRVEPLYPLESAKADEDGCTTLEYVITPDNQIEDIKVLESSNRYFARQAKSALIRWNWPQLKKNIISVPVKTRTRFEFCIEKQGEKHCDVTALVNNQTCSGTDVVPVVGKSAVRRIYSGKL
- a CDS encoding cytochrome-c peroxidase; this encodes MMFSTLKKSTTLIALAIGTIAVGTAQANSYSTDYYLRLKLQHYNVNPVTPPATQPAAMVELGRNLFFEKEISGRRNMSCSTCHSPVLGSADAQSQSRGQGAIGLGPSRRKNGDEFFQFLPRNTLSLWNRGVAGWDTMFWDGRLGGTAATGFFSPAGADTPQNFSNALAAFSIIPVTPDEEMRGFPDQPDVFGQPNEMAALTNDDFAQIWPLVTARVVNNDGYNDLLSAAFPGIRDEDIDITHLAEALGAFMTDEFTALNSPFDRYLAGDNNALSEDAKKGALLFYGRANCASCHSGGLQTDFDFHNIAAPQVGTGRGEAAPLDLGRGAITNNPQDNFKFRTPSLRNIELEAPYFHNGAFAKLEDAVRHHLDPKASLASYDDSQVEPEHVGTFQDDLTTIFSLWSTVSPRLEITGEPLNDDEVDNLMAFLSALTDPSSLNMLDAVPDKLPSGLTLAD
- a CDS encoding alpha-ketoacid dehydrogenase subunit beta, which gives rise to MAQMNLLQAINNALDIAMADNDRALCFGEDVGHFGGVFRATSGLQDKYGKERCFNTPLTEQGIIGFANGLAAQGSVPIAEIQFADYIFPAFDQIVNESAKFRYRSGNEFDVGNLTIRSPYGGGIAGGLYHSQSPEAYFTHTPGLKVVVPRNPYQAKGLLLASIRDDNPVIFFEPKRLYRASIGEVPEEDYQLPLGKADVVTTGDDITLLAWGAQMEIMEKAAEMASADGISCEVIDLRSILPWDVETIANSVMKTGRLVISHEAPITSGFAGEIAATIQQECFLHLESPIERVCGLDTPYPLAQEKEYIPDHLKVYEAVKRSINY